In the Victivallis sp. Marseille-Q1083 genome, one interval contains:
- a CDS encoding 2Fe-2S iron-sulfur cluster binding domain-containing protein: MTTAENIVKVNGCGIAIEGERNLLELIRKAGIDIPTFCYHSELSIYGACRLCLVEVDGKGIMAACSTKPEPGMEIRTDTKAIRQMRKINIELLLASHNRECPTCSRSSSCTLQNVARRLGVDTVRYRSATKQLPLDTSSPSLQRDPNKCVLCGDCVRVCAEVQGIGAIDFAFRGSNARVSPAFDQDLSQVECVNCGQCAAVCPTGAIVPKQDRHRVWEEIYNPQKKVVVQIAPAVRVALGEMFQLAPGTNVAGKLVSALRLMGFDEVYDTCFAADMTIFEEATELLDRVGSGGVMPMFTSCCPGWVKYCEIYYPELLPNLSSTRSPQQIFGSVARKTLPARLGIEPADLVVVSIMPCTAKKFEAQLPKFSNHGKPDVDYVLTTTEVAQMIASMGIQFDELEPSAFDMPYGFSTGGGVIFGTTGGVMEAALRFAVEKLENKPLNQVEFKAVRGLDKRKEAAVRVGDGEVKVAVGHGLGNAKALIEDLKAGKVHYDFIEVMACPGGCVCGGGQPVAPNDNVRRQRAAGLYNSDKTNQLQKSQDNYLVDRCYEEVFGGRPGSHDAHENLHTHYQNRSQLFDAKLTVLKGSEPRLLPITVTICTRLQDCPGQALLGELAGFVKASGLAERVELIAAFTSRPVDNGELCVTVGDEPVECTAASDLADAAKQAIRRALV, encoded by the coding sequence ATGACAACGGCTGAAAATATTGTAAAAGTCAACGGCTGCGGCATCGCCATCGAAGGCGAACGCAATTTGCTGGAACTCATCCGGAAAGCCGGGATCGACATCCCGACCTTCTGCTACCATTCGGAACTGTCGATTTACGGCGCCTGCCGGTTGTGCCTGGTGGAAGTCGACGGCAAGGGCATCATGGCGGCGTGTTCGACGAAGCCGGAACCCGGCATGGAGATCAGGACCGACACCAAGGCGATCCGGCAGATGCGCAAGATCAACATCGAACTGCTGCTGGCCAGCCACAACCGGGAATGTCCGACCTGTTCGCGCAGTTCGAGCTGCACGCTGCAGAACGTCGCCCGCCGGCTCGGCGTCGACACGGTCCGTTACCGGTCGGCGACCAAACAGCTGCCGCTGGACACCAGTTCGCCGTCGCTGCAGCGCGACCCGAACAAATGCGTGCTGTGCGGCGACTGCGTGCGGGTCTGCGCGGAGGTGCAGGGCATCGGCGCCATCGATTTCGCGTTCCGCGGTTCGAACGCCCGGGTGTCGCCGGCCTTCGACCAGGACCTGAGCCAGGTCGAATGCGTCAACTGCGGCCAGTGCGCGGCGGTCTGCCCGACCGGGGCGATCGTGCCGAAACAGGACCGCCACCGGGTCTGGGAGGAAATCTACAATCCGCAGAAGAAGGTGGTTGTTCAGATCGCGCCGGCGGTGCGGGTGGCGCTGGGGGAAATGTTCCAGTTGGCGCCGGGCACCAATGTCGCCGGCAAACTGGTTTCGGCGCTGCGGCTGATGGGATTCGACGAGGTGTACGACACCTGTTTCGCGGCGGATATGACCATTTTCGAAGAGGCGACCGAGCTGCTGGACCGGGTCGGCTCCGGCGGCGTGATGCCGATGTTCACCAGCTGCTGCCCGGGCTGGGTGAAATACTGTGAAATTTATTACCCGGAACTGCTGCCGAATCTGTCGAGCACCCGTTCGCCGCAGCAGATTTTCGGCTCGGTAGCGCGCAAGACGCTGCCGGCCCGGCTCGGCATCGAACCGGCCGACCTGGTGGTGGTGTCGATCATGCCGTGCACGGCGAAGAAATTCGAGGCGCAACTGCCGAAGTTTTCCAACCACGGCAAGCCGGACGTCGATTACGTGCTGACCACCACCGAGGTGGCGCAGATGATCGCTTCGATGGGAATCCAGTTCGACGAACTGGAGCCGTCGGCTTTCGACATGCCGTACGGATTTTCGACCGGCGGCGGCGTCATTTTCGGGACGACCGGCGGGGTCATGGAAGCGGCGCTGCGGTTCGCGGTGGAGAAGCTGGAAAACAAACCGCTGAACCAGGTGGAATTCAAGGCGGTGCGCGGACTGGACAAACGCAAGGAAGCGGCGGTCCGGGTCGGCGACGGCGAAGTGAAGGTGGCGGTGGGGCACGGCCTGGGCAATGCGAAGGCGTTGATCGAGGACCTCAAGGCCGGCAAGGTGCATTACGATTTCATCGAGGTGATGGCCTGTCCGGGCGGCTGCGTCTGCGGCGGCGGCCAGCCGGTGGCGCCGAACGACAACGTGCGCCGACAGCGGGCGGCGGGGCTGTACAATTCCGACAAGACCAATCAGTTGCAGAAATCGCAGGACAACTATCTGGTGGACCGCTGCTACGAGGAGGTGTTCGGCGGCCGGCCGGGTTCGCACGACGCGCATGAGAACCTGCATACGCATTACCAGAACCGCAGTCAGTTGTTCGATGCCAAGCTCACCGTCCTCAAGGGGTCCGAACCCAGGCTGCTGCCGATCACCGTCACCATCTGCACCAGGCTGCAGGACTGTCCGGGACAGGCGCTGCTGGGCGAACTGGCCGGATTCGTCAAAGCGAGCGGTCTGGCCGAGCGCGTGGAGCTGATTGCCGCGTTTACTTCTCGTCCGGTGGATAACGGCGAACTCTGTGTGACCGTCGGCGACGAGCCGGTGGAATGCACTGCCGCCAGTGATTTGGCGGATGCCGCCAAGCAGGCGATCCGGCGCGCATTGGTTTAA
- the gcvPB gene encoding aminomethyl-transferring glycine dehydrogenase subunit GcvPB encodes MELIFQQGRPGRRGSSLPECDVECRSAIPAELRRTTPAALPEVSELEAVRHFVNLSRRNMSVDTNFYPLGSCTMKYNPKFHEHLAALPGFAELHPLLPQLRHGGTLTQGALAVLFETQSILAELMGMAECTMQPMAGAHGELTGVMMIAAYHRSRGDQARKVMLIPDAAHGTNPASAAVAGFSCREVATDAEGNVDLEDLKKKLTPDVAGLMLTCPNTLGLFDRNVKTICELVHACGGLCYCDGANFNAIVGRVRPGDLGFDVMHVNVHKTFATPHGGGGPGAGPVGVKELLRPFLPVSRVGKRSDGTYALIYDFPDSIGYIAPFYGNFGVIVKTYAYLLTLGKTGFRRVSENAVLNANYLRKRLASHFDQKYDRPCMHECVLSARNLNQYGVHALDVAKALIDRGFHPPTMYFPLIVPEALMIEPTETESKEMLDAFAAALIAVAEQAAADPAAVTACPTTTPVGRLDETTAARHPQVAE; translated from the coding sequence ATGGAGCTGATTTTTCAACAGGGCCGGCCGGGACGCCGGGGATCGTCGCTGCCGGAGTGCGACGTCGAATGCCGCTCGGCGATTCCGGCGGAACTGCGGCGGACGACACCGGCGGCGCTGCCGGAAGTGTCGGAGCTGGAAGCGGTGCGGCATTTCGTCAATCTCAGCCGCCGGAATATGAGCGTGGACACCAATTTCTATCCGCTGGGCTCCTGCACGATGAAGTACAACCCGAAATTTCATGAGCATCTGGCGGCGCTGCCGGGCTTTGCCGAATTGCATCCGCTGCTGCCGCAACTGCGGCATGGCGGCACTTTGACGCAGGGGGCGTTGGCGGTGCTCTTCGAAACTCAGAGCATTCTGGCCGAATTGATGGGCATGGCCGAATGCACGATGCAGCCGATGGCCGGAGCGCACGGCGAATTGACCGGCGTGATGATGATCGCCGCCTATCACCGGTCGCGCGGCGACCAGGCGCGCAAAGTGATGCTGATTCCGGACGCCGCCCACGGCACCAACCCGGCCAGCGCGGCGGTCGCCGGATTCAGTTGCCGGGAAGTGGCGACCGATGCGGAGGGCAATGTCGACCTGGAGGATCTGAAAAAGAAACTGACGCCGGATGTCGCCGGTCTGATGCTGACCTGCCCGAATACGCTGGGCCTCTTCGACCGCAATGTCAAAACCATTTGCGAGCTGGTGCATGCCTGCGGCGGACTGTGCTATTGCGATGGCGCCAATTTCAATGCGATTGTCGGCCGGGTGCGGCCGGGCGATCTCGGCTTCGACGTCATGCACGTCAACGTGCATAAAACCTTTGCCACCCCGCACGGCGGCGGCGGACCGGGCGCCGGACCGGTCGGGGTCAAAGAATTATTGCGGCCGTTTCTGCCGGTTTCGCGGGTCGGCAAGCGCAGCGACGGCACCTATGCGTTGATCTATGATTTTCCGGACAGCATCGGCTATATCGCACCGTTTTACGGAAATTTCGGCGTCATCGTCAAAACCTATGCCTACCTGCTGACGCTCGGCAAGACCGGCTTCCGGCGGGTCAGCGAAAATGCCGTGCTGAATGCCAATTATCTGCGCAAACGACTGGCCTCCCATTTCGATCAGAAATACGACCGGCCGTGCATGCACGAATGCGTGCTGTCGGCCCGGAACTTAAACCAGTACGGCGTCCATGCCCTGGATGTCGCCAAAGCTCTGATCGACCGCGGCTTCCATCCGCCGACGATGTATTTCCCGCTGATCGTGCCGGAAGCGTTGATGATCGAACCGACCGAGACGGAAAGCAAGGAAATGCTGGACGCCTTCGCCGCGGCGCTGATCGCTGTGGCCGAACAGGCCGCCGCCGATCCGGCCGCCGTAACGGCCTGTCCGACGACGACGCCGGTAGGCCGGTTGGATGAGACAACGGCGGCCCGCCATCCTCAGGTAGCCGAATAA